In one window of Trachemys scripta elegans isolate TJP31775 chromosome 5, CAS_Tse_1.0, whole genome shotgun sequence DNA:
- the LOC117877605 gene encoding sulfotransferase 1 family member D1-like, with protein MEHLSRQELEVIHEIPLYRPFVEKWAQVESFQARPDDLLISTYPKSGTTWISEIVDMIYNNGDEEKCKRDAIFNRVPFMEMSCPGLLSGTEQLDAVPSPRLVKTHLPVQLLPVSFWEQDCKMIYLARNAKDVAVSYYHFYQMAKMHPDPGTWDEFLGKFMAGKVAYGSWYDHVKGWWEKKKAYRILYMFYEDMKKDPKREIEKVLQFLGKDLKEEVVNKILHHTSFQEMKKNPTANYEMMPTWAMDHSVSPFMRKGMSGDWKNYFTVAQNEIFDAHYKEQMKGSTFRCQMEI; from the exons ATGGAACATTTGTCAAGGCAGGAATTAGAGGTTATCCATGAAATTCCCCTCTACCGGCCTTTTGTGGAGAAGTGGGCCCAGGTGGAATCATTCCAGGCCAGGCCAGACGACCTTCTCATTTCCACCTACCCGAAATCAG GCACAACCTGGATTAGTGAAATCGTGGACATGATTTACAACAACGGGGACGAGGAGAAATGTAAACGGGATGCAATTTTCAATCGAGTCCCTTTCATGGAAATGAGCTGCCCTGGACTCCTAAGTG gcacagagcagctggaTGCGGTGCCATCGCCTCGGCTAGTGAAGACCCATCTCCCAGTGCAGCTCCTCCCTGTCTCCTTCTGGGAGCAGGACTGCAAG ATGATCTACCTTGCCCGAAATGCCAAGGATGTGGCTGTCTCTTATTACCATTTCTACCAGATGGCAAAGATGCATCCGGACCCTGGCACCTGGGATGAGTTCCTGGGGAAGTTTATGGCTGGGAAAG TGGCTTATGGATCCTGGTACGATCATGTCAAAGGCTGGTGGGAGAAGAAAAAGGCCTATCGAATTCTGTACATGTTCTATGAGGACATGAAAAAG GATCCAAAACGTGAAATAGAGAAGGTGCTCCAGTTTCTGGGAAAGGACCTGAAGGAGGAAGTGGTGAATAAAATCCTCCACCATACCTCCTTCCAGGAGATGAAGAAGAATCCTACTGCTAACTATGAAATGATGCCAACCTGGGCTATGGACCACAGTGTGTCTCCATTCATGAGGAAAG GGATGTCAGGAGACTGGAAGAATTACTTCACCGTGGCTCAGAATGAGATATTTGATGCACATTATAAAGAGCAGATGAAAGGCTCGACATTCAGATGCCAAATGGAGATATGA